The genomic window CTGTAATTCTTCTGATGGATGTTGAACTTCTCGGAGTGGTAGGCGACTGGGTGAAAGATTCCGTCAGATTCTTGCAGGAGGGCGGCACCCGAAGCGTGATCACTGGCGTCAGTATGTATGATGAAGGGTTTACTGAAGTCGGCCGCACGCAAAACCGGTTCCCGAGCAAGCAAGTTCTTAAGTTGATTGAAGGCATGTTGGCAGGCAGGGGTTCATTCGTACGCCACATTCCCACTAGTTAGTCTAGTAAGTGGCCCAGCTGCGTCTGCGAAGTTTGGACAGAAACGCCGGTAGAACCCCGCCATGCCCAGGAAGCGGCGGAGCTCGCGTCGAGTAGTGGGAGTTGGGTACTTCAGTACTGCGTCGACGTTAGCGGTCTTGGGCCGGACGGAGCCTTGTCCAATCTGATGTCCTAGGTAGGAGACGGTGGCAGCTCCGAACGTAGACTTCGCCAGCTTCACGGTGAGGTTCGCTTCCTGCAGACGGCTGAGCACATTCTGGATCTGGTACAGGTGGTCATCCCAGtcatgtgaaaaaataagaatatcatctaAGTAAACCAGCACTCCTTTTAATCCCTGCATTACCTTGTTCATTGCCCTCTGGAAAGTAGCGGGGCAATTCCTCATGCCAAATGGGGCTACTACATACTGGAAAAGTCCAAAAGGGGTGATGAAGGCAGAGACTATCTGAGCTCTTTCAGTAAGGGCTTTTTGATAATACCCTTTTAATAGGTCCAGCTTAGTAACAAATTTGGCTTGACCCACTTCATCTATCAGGTCGTCTACCCGAGGCAGAGGATAGGCGTCAGGAATGGTGACGGCGTTGACCCGTCGGTAATCCGTGCAGAATCGCAGTTGTCCGTCCTCCTTGGGTACTAGGAGGCAGGGTGATGCCCATGGGGAGCTGCTGGGTATAGCCAAGCCCTGCTCTAATAAGTACTGGACCTCCTTCTGCATCTGTTCTCGTTTCCGGGGGTTGACTCTGTAGGGAGACTGCTTGATAGGGAAGGTCCCTGGAAGCACCTTCACATCATGGCGGAGGACATTACAGATTTTAGGATGGTCACCGAACGCGTCATACTCAGAGATCAATCTTGAGATATCCAGTGCtcgagaggatgaaagatgacGGAGCTGATCATCTAAGTGTTCGATAATGTAGGTGTTGTTTTGCGTGTCCTTGGGATGTATGGTGTTTGTGTCAATCTCAGTGGTAATACATTTATCATACATCAATGAACACACAGAGGCAGGTTTTAACTCTGAGTCAGCCTCCTGGGGTTCAATGGTACCACAGGAAGCTACTCTAGGGGTTGGTTGGGCGCCAGTCACAGGGGTtctacatttatacatttttaggaGATTAACGTGTATTAACTGTGTTGCCTTTCGGCGGTCTGGAGTGTTTATTATGTAGTTGTTATCTCCTACCTTTTCCACTACCTCATAGGGACCATGATACTTTACTTGTAATGGGTGTTTAGGTGTGGGTATGAATGCAAGGACTTGATCACCTCTATCAAATACTCTAACTCTGGCCTTCTGATCAAAGTGTTTCTTCATGGTGTTTTGAGATTTGTGTAAGTTGTTATCAGCAAAGGTGCGAACTTTAGTGAGTGTGGCTTTAAGGTTGTTCAAGTATTTAGTTACAGAGACAAGTTTGTGGGTAGTGGAATCTAACAATTTGTCTTTAATAATCCTTAATGGTCCCCGCACTTTCCTACCGAACAGGAGCTCGACCTGTACTCTCGTTAGGTGCTTCCCTGATGGCAAAAAGCATGTAGGGGAGTGCGTCATCCCATTCGCTCTCCTGCTCTTGACAGAATTTGCGTAGAAGTCCTTTCAGTGTCTGATGAAATCTTTCTAGAGCGCCCTGTGACTGCGGGTGATAGGCAGAAGACAAGGTTTGTGCGATACCAAGCTCTTTTAACACCTCTGTGAAGAGAACGCTAGTGAAATTAGTTCCTCGGTCACTCTGAATGGTTTGAGGAGTCCCGAAGGTAGTAAAGAAGTGGTTTAGCTTGGACACAATAGAGTTGGTGTTGATTTTACGCATCGGAAAGGCTTCGGGATACCTAGTTGTTGGGTCAAGAATTGTTAGGATATATTCATTACCTTTCTTGGTTTTTGGAAGAGGCCCCACAAtgtcaattattattttatgaaatGGTTCTGAGGGAACAGCAATAGGTTGGAGAGGGTAGGGTGGgatagttacgttaggtttaccCGCTATCTGGCAGAGATGACAAGTACTGACATAATTCTTCACATCCTCCCTTAATCCTGGCCAGTAAAATTCAGCGAGGATCTTCTCACATGTCTTCTTGATGCTCAAGTGACCAGCAAAACTTTCATGAGCGATCTCTAGTATGGAATGTCTGAGTATGGTAGGCACAACCACATGGTGGGCTTCTGCCCAAGCAGCATCATCTGGGACCTTAGAGGGCCGGAACACTCTCATGAGAACTCCATCCTGTTTGTAAAAGGCAGGGTAATGAGTAATTTGATCTGGAGGGATAACCTTGTCATGAAATTGAGTCAAAGTAGTGTCTTCCTGTTGAGCCTCAGTGAGAAGTTTTTCAGAAAATATTTGATTGAGTTCAAGTGGGGATGGGCTCTTCTTTGGAAGTGAGAAAGACTGATCAGATTTCCTTGCTTGTGCACGAGTAGTGACACAAACAGGGAATAAGCCTGGTTGTTGCTCTTCTAACTGTACAGTGGGGTTATCCATCAGCATTGTGTCACTAATTACCAAAGGGGGAGTCACCTTACTGCCAGCTAGGTCATTAGCGAGGAGTAGTTGAGCATTAGGGATGGGTAAGGCTGGTTCTTCACTAACTCCTATTATCACTTCACCTCTTACTAGTGGGCTATCAAGATGTACTTTAGCTAATGCAATGGGGAAGGGGTCATGgaagtcttttaaatataccttttcaccTGTGTAACACTGTTCAATACCAGGGACTGCTGACTTCAGCACTAgggactgagctgaacaggtgtCTCTGACAATCTTAACTGGGTGATCCTTGTTATCAATGCTGATGGTGCCTACAGACCTGAAAGGCTCAAATAAGTCTTTaggtacagggaaggagggaagagcttgTATGGAAGCAACTGGCTTGGCAGGATATGTTTGAGCTACCTTGCACTTGGGATTAGGACAGTTCTTTATGAGGTGCCCCGGCTGTTtacaaaaagcacaaaatagaGGTGGTCCAGTACTACTGCCGCTCATTTTACCAACCCCTGAGTTACCTGAGTTTATCTTACCACTAGGAGTCTCGGTCAGCTTGTCTGAGGTTGCCTTGCGATTCACCAGGGAGAAAAGGTCCGCTAACTGAGCGGCTTTGAGaagatctgtttcttctttgttggtgatgtgTAACATTACTGAGTAAGGGAGCTTACGCATGAACTCTTCTAAGGCTAAGAGATTTACTAATTCGTCGTACGTGGTTATCGCGGCTGACTTAAGCCAACGCTTGAGAGCCCTCAGTTTCTCTGAGGCAAACTCTAGATAGGTTTGTTGCGGAGTTTTGAACATTTTTCGAAAAGACTGACGGTATCCTTCTGTGGTAATGGAGTACGCCGCTAGGATGCCCTGTTTGACACAGTCGTAATCCGTGTTGTTTTCGAGGCCGTTCAAAATAGTTAAAGCCTTTTGGCTGAGTTTGGGTTTAAGAAGCCAAGGCCAGTCTTCTCGGGGCAGTTCAAAATGTACTGCTGTGTCCTCGAACTGTCCAAAGAAAGTTTCGGGGTCTTTGTCAGAGAACTGAGGAAGTAGTGAGAGATATTTTGTTAACTTTTGTTTGAGGTCAGCTGTGGTGGTTGATCGAGATTTTAATTGTGCGAGTTGGGTCTCgtggattctttctttttctctctcctctctttctttttctctctcctctctttctttttcctcttttcttttacatatgccagatctctttccgctttttctttttgaaaagCTAGTTCTTCTcgccttagttctctctcttctctctctctttctcttgctgccaTTAGTTTCAGCTTTTCGAGTTCGAGCATTAAACTGGCGTCGTGCTGTGAAGCAGCACTAGTGGCTTCACCTCCAAGGTGAACTAGGATTTGAGTTCGGAGTTCTTCCTTCCGAATGTCAGACGGATATGAGAGATCAAACTGTCGGGCTATGTACTTTAAATTATTCTTTGTCACTTTGGCAGTTTGTAGCTCCGCCACAGAAGGATTACTGCAAAATGCGTCCAAGTTTAACTCATGCGACATGATTAATGAGCGTGAGGTCAATTGAACCAAATCAAGTGTGTCTGAGCCCTACACTGAAACCTGATCCAAGACCTAGGTTCGCCACCACGAGTCGGAAAGACCCGCGTGAACGACAGGTTCGAAACCACGAGTCGGAGGGAAATGAGTTGACCCGCGTGCATCGACAGAGACTCGTTTTTGAGTCTAGTTGAGTCAAGGTTAGCAACGCCTTAACTGTGCTTCTGAAGAGGCAACGAATCGAAGAAGTGTAGCGATGATCACTGCCCCAAAATGACTACCATAGAACTAACACTTAAGCACTTGTAATGGCTTGCCGTATTCGCTGCTTTCAAGCAAAGAGTGGAACGCAAGTTCCCAAGTTTTAAGGAGTCTCGGAGTTCGGGGTGAAGGTCACTACTAGGGGGAATCGAACCGACACTAAAGCAACACTGAGGAAATcaattgttaggtttttaaCGCTTTTATGACTAGAAGCCGGTACCTCGCGTACTTTTAAAgcggaaaaacgcaaaaattcaccaacaaagaaataagcacaacttcatatacactcgagagcaggaaaggaactagtgtagttatatgtatgtgtaaacaTGTGTAATATCCCGGACGGAACCCCCaattgttacgtgtgagcatacactgaactctaggggatggaccatgaaggggtgttgctcacactaacaatggaagggttaaaagaaaagagaaaaggagacattttaactgctatttaatatcttaaagttaacccttaaattaagtaacaatacaaaattgaagattattgaagtaagtaaaagtaagtaacaaggagtggcaatctgaactggactgaataacttaaaagactggttcagttaataacttaagccaagttagtaaatgcatatagatacaaattacaaaaaataaacacctttacatatacataatagaaaataaatataaatgtgtttgtgtgtgtgtgtgtgggtgtgtaacactggtgtaactcttaccaccgctctcgagtgtatatgaggctcccagcgtatgccaaggcgacctcagagctgtagcgacccttggaggagactgaagctcgatggaactccacccctcgttatcggcttggtagcctgctagaggtcacgtatccagtatgcctcaagctatacacgtggcagcgccacgagttgagaggcaggcacctggttccgtggtagagtagtcacgtgtgtgacaaaagctataattaactttcatgataatgttcttttttccacataaattccctgaattttggcagaattttggcaattcggtacctaagaaaatggaaaaaaaaaaaaaaaaaaattctaattttttatttttttttaattaattattttttttctaaaaagtgttatttgtgggttttagctttttggtacaaaaggaatttaaaaaaaacactcattatacacgtttctcgtaatgtccttttctttcccaaacataagattctttgcatgtatttaagcgtttttatagataacatgatcaaaaacactcagtatacatgtatttggtaatgttattctgtttctccataaaatgtattttgtatgcgttttagcgttttggtatgtaaggacctcaaaaactcttaaaggcaagttcttggtaaaatttggttttattcccatgtaatgtgattgccctggcttttagtgctttattgcgtaacacgctcagaaacactgaaaagacatgcaaaagcctcccttatgaggaaattaaagacctcaccagaaatctgtcctttgagtgtttttaagcatgttaggcaccaaaacgataaataataaggaactcactctatgtgggaatccaaaacaaaattactgaaaacatgtcttagtgttttacgtagaaaaacgctaaaactgatacaaaccaaccaatatcaagaagcagaaaaacattaccaaaaatgtatattttgagtgtttttgagcttgttacctacaaaaaaacgcgaaaatggatacaaagcactctatattgggaaacaaagggacattgcgagaagtgtataatgaatgttttttagttaaaaaaaaaaaaaaaaaacacgaggaaaaaaacgcaaaaaactcgtgtatatggagaagtttcctatataacaaaatgctgaaactcatgaaaaacattattaattgagaaacagagcaaccttactaaatgcgtgtcaaaaacactaaaaggcaagtttttcgtaaaagttggttttattcccatgtaatgtgatcaccttgctttttagtgctttattgcctaacatgctcaaaaacactcaaagacacttttctggtaatgtcatttttttcccacataaagctagtttagcatgaaatttggggttttggtaactaagaatgtaaaataaacactcaaaatacacgcatttagtaatgttgttctgtttttttattaagagtgatattcatgggtttcagtattttggtatcttagaaacttctccatataaccgagtttttgcattttttgccttgtgattctggtgaaactataaaacactcattatacacgtttctcgttatgtccttttttttccttatatagagtgctttgcatctattttcgcgtttttttttatgtaacaagctcaaaaacacacaaaatatacttttttggtaatgttattctacttcttcatattggttggtttgtatctgttttagcgtttttctacgtaaatcttttaaaagacacgttttcaggaattttgttttggatttccatatagagtgactttcatattatttatcgttttggtgcctaacatgctttttggtgccttttgcttcccaatatagagtgctttccatccattttcgcgttttttgtaggtaacaatttcaaaaacactcaaaatatacctttttggtaatgtttttctatttcttcattttggttggtttgcatccgatttagcgttttctacgtaaaacaccgaaaagacacgttttcagtaatttttttttggattcccatatagattgacttccttgggtattatggtgttggttcctaacatgctggaaaacactcatcagacagttttctggcaaagacgtttaatttcccaatatatgtggctttccatgcaatttaggggtttggtacataacagtccgaaaaaaaagctaaatttaacttttttgataatattcttatttcataaaatttcctgaactttgcccaaattttggctcctcgttacctgtgaagatgaataagaatgaaaaaaaaaatatcgtattttaattttttttttctcaataaagagtgtaatttgtggcttttagctttttcgtacttaatgaacttaaaaacactcataatacacgtttctcgtaatgtcctttcgtttcccaaaaatagggtttttgcatgtatttaagcgtttttattggtaacatgatcaaaaacactcaaaatgtatgttttttcgtaatgttattctttttcaccataaagtgtattttgcatgcattttagtgttttggtatataaggagctcaaatacacttaaaggcaagttcttgttaaaaattggttttattccaatgtaatgtgattgccctgcttttttagtgCCTGTTTACCTAACacgctttggaagtttttaagtttataatgtaccaaaacgataagacatgcaaaacacccttcctgcagaaacaaaaacattaccaaaaacgagcattttgggcgatttttcagcttgttatgtagaaaaccgtcaaaatgcatataaagtacccaaataagaaaacgaaaagacattaagagaaaccagtattatgagtttttttttcagcttattaggtaccgaaacgataaaacgcacgatttgccttctgtatggagaaaacgtgcattttaagtgtatttagctttgttaggtatcaaattTTTGGGAtattgggaaaataaacgacatttccagaaacatgtcttttgagagtttatgagtgtgttaggcacaaaaagctcttaaaaagcatggaaagtgtcgtaaatgggaaaacattaagtgttttgaggtacttacataccaaaccgctaaaacggttggaaacacactttatggagaaactcaacagctttaccaaaaacatgcattttgagaagttttgcgcctgttacgtacaaaaacgaaaaaatacatgcaaataactctaaaagaggaaaagaaaacattaaaagaaacgtata from Scylla paramamosain isolate STU-SP2022 chromosome 40, ASM3559412v1, whole genome shotgun sequence includes these protein-coding regions:
- the LOC135092383 gene encoding uncharacterized protein LOC135092383 produces the protein MTHSPTCFLPSGKHLTRVQVELLFGRKVRGPLRIIKDKLLDSTTHKLVSVTKYLNNLKATLTKVRTFADNNLHKSQNTMKKHFDQKARVRVFDRGDQVLAFIPTPKHPLQVKYHGPYEVVEKVGDNNYIINTPDRRKATQLIHVNLLKMYKCRTPVTGAQPTPRVASCGTIEPQEADSELKPASVCSLMYDKCITTEIDTNTIHPKDTQNNTYIIEHLDDQLRHLSSSRALDISRLISEYDAFGDHPKICNVLRHDVKVLPGTFPIKQSPYRVNPRKREQMQKEVQYLLEQGLAIPSSSPWASPCLLVPKEDGQLRFCTDYRRVNAVTIPDAYPLPRVDDLIDEIQNVLSRLQEANLTVKLAKSTFGAATVSYLGHQIGQGSVRPKTANVDAVLKYPTPTTRRELRRFLGMAGFYRRFCPNFADAAGPLTRLTSGNVAYE